The Magnolia sinica isolate HGM2019 chromosome 9, MsV1, whole genome shotgun sequence genome contains a region encoding:
- the LOC131255053 gene encoding cheilanthifoline synthase-like has protein sequence MHVNMKSLFLSIKGSGLDLWGFLAVGPLKGGESSKKNHSRETEKEKQLQRGKEREMEISLWIVVSMVVGVMFVVSEKLRKPKSTMKLPPGPPKLPIIGNLHQNLLQLGSGGELIYVTLFKLSQKYGGIMTVWLGMKPTIVISNHEGAWEVLVNKSADYASRMLPYMSKYITANWTTLLSSDHGPYWQSLRKGVQGFAMNPSSISSQTLSQEKEAIALTQKIQEQAAVNGGIVHPIDNIRHNTIRVVGRLCFGPDFNNEAFVVGIDSFIDDIINISALARFADAFPFIRYIPGLRGPFRKAAEIRDGIVSVVKPEITRYQLSKSPCTTCFLHFLLSNGYPMETIIFTLFEMFMLSVDSTSTATAWALAFLIRNPEIQQKLFKEVSGGDEKRERVTVDQVSKMPYLQAVVSEVFRMKPIAPLAIPHKTVNDTTLTDFKIDKGTAVIVNIYAVLHDPKVWDEPERFMPERFLNENARSAGMAMERSFLPFGAGRRICAGMELGKLQVGLTLANLINSFEWLAADGDGPDMTDDFTTLLRMKEPLAARIKPRSNLGTSHF, from the coding sequence ATGCATGTAAACATGAAATCCCTGTTCCTGTCAATAAAAGGATCCGGATTGGATCTCTGGGGCTTCCTTGCAGTTGGCCCTTTAAAAGGAGGAGAGAGTTCAAAGAAAAACCACTCCAGAGAAACagagaaagaaaaacaactccagagagggaaagagagagagatggagataaGTCTATGGATAGTAGTTTCCATGGTGGTGGGAGTGATGTTCGTGGTGTCAGAAAAACTACGAAAGCCAAAATCAACAATGAAATTGCCTCCGGGGCCGCCTAAACTCCCGATAATTGGGAACCTGCACCAGAACCTGCTCCAGCTCGGCAGTGGTGGCGAGTTGATCTATGTCACCTTATTCAAATTGTCCCAGAAGTATGGCGGGATTATGACAGTATGGTTAGGCATGAAACCGACGATTGTGATAAGCAATCATGAGGGAGCTTGGGAGGTTCTTGTAAACAAGTCTGCCGACTATGCGTCGCGGATGCTCCCTTACATGTCTAAATATATCACTGCCAACTGGACGACGCTTTTGTCATCCGACCATGGCCCATACTGGCAATCCCTTCGTAAAGGTGTCCAGGGCTTTGCTATGAATCCATCATCCATCTCCAGCCAAACTCTCTCTCAAGAAAAAGAAGCCATTGCCCTGACACAAAAAATCCAAGAACAAGCTGCTGTCAATGGCGGAATCGTCCACCCTATCGACAACATTCGACATAACACAATACGAGTAGTAGGCCGCCTTTGTTTCGGCCCTGATTTCAACAATGAAGCATTTGTTGTTGGCATAGACTCTTTTATcgatgatatcatcaacatatccGCTCTTGCCCGTTTTGCCGATGCCTTCCCCTTCATTCGCTACATCCCGGGCCTGCGGGGTCCATTCAGAAAAGCAGCTGAAATTCGTGATGGTATTGTGTCGGTGGTAAAACCAGAAATCACTCGCTACCAATTATCGAAAtctccatgcaccacttgcttCTTGCACTTCCTCCTCTCGAATGGCTACCCTATGGAAACTATCATCTTCACCCTATTCGAGATGTTCATGCTCTCCGTTGATAGCACATCGACTGCGACCGCTTGGGCTCTAGCGTTCCTTATACGAAACCCCGAAATCCAACAAAAGCTCTTTAAAGAAGTAAGCGGCGGAgacgaaaagagagagagggtgaccGTAGATCAAGTGAGTAAGATGCCATATCTTCAAGCTGTAGTGAGTGAAGTGTTTCGAATGAAGCCGATTGCCCCGCTCGCCATCCCCCATAAGACGGTAAATGATACCACACTGACGGATTTCAAGATCGACAAGGGTACTGCTGTTATAGTAAATATCTATGCTGTCCTTCACGATCCAAAGGTCTGGGATGAACCAGAGCGGTTCATGCCGGAGCGGTTCTTGAATGAAAATGCACGTAGTGCTGGCATGGCCATGGAACGGTCTTTTCTTCCGTTTGGGGCAGGTAGGCGAATTTGTGCAGGGATGGAGCTGGGCAa